A part of Gossypium hirsutum isolate 1008001.06 chromosome A07, Gossypium_hirsutum_v2.1, whole genome shotgun sequence genomic DNA contains:
- the LOC107953740 gene encoding WRKY transcription factor 18-like isoform X1, giving the protein MGSSAWVDTTLDLNINPFHHRNKALRTESEGEMADSDVKLPFKQEQNAVLVEELNRIKAENKKLTEMLTVLGHCYNDLQNKFMELVTINSENEVSTSKKRKAECEDYSPNMIGFSNGNTETSCSDEDSCKMPRECIKTTISRTYVRTNPSDNSLIVRDGYQWRKYGQKVTKDNPSPRAYFKCSFAPSCPVKKKVQRSAEDPSFLVATYEGEHNHAHPSPSEVAILSPKCSAKPVSCASTRPSAPTATLELMQPGGYGDGAEKKTQEVDDAPAAIQQVLVQHMAASLTRNPNFTAALAAAISGRVI; this is encoded by the exons ATGGGATCATCAGCTTGGGTGGATACTACGCTGGACCTCAACATCAATCCTTTCCATCACCGGAACAAAGCTCTG AGGACCGAATCTGAGGGAGAAATGGCTGACTCTGATGTGAAGCTACCCTTCAAACAAGAG CAGAATGCAGTTTTGGTGGAGGAATTGAATCGGATTAAAGCTGAGAACAAGAAGCTAACTGAGATGTTAACAGTTTTGGGTCACTGCTACAACGATTTGCAGAACAAGTTCATGGAATTAGTGACCATTAACTCTGAAAATGAAGTTTCGACATCGAAAAAGAGAAAAGCCGAGTGTGAAGATTATAGTCCCAACATGATTGGATTCAGTAATGGAAACACAGAGACCAGCTGTAGTGATGAAGATTCATGTAAAATGCCTAGGGAATGCATTAAGACCACCATTTCAAGGACTTATGTTCGCACAAATCCTTCTGATAACAGTCTG ATTGTAAGGGATGGATATCAATGGAGAAAATATGGTCAAAAGGTCACCAAAGACAACCCTTCTCCCAGAGCATACTTCAAATGCTCTTTTGCCCCAAGCTGTCCAGTCAAGAAAAAG GTGCAAAGAAGTGCTGAAGATCCATCATTCTTGGTGGCCACTTACGAAGGAGAGCACAACCATGCACACCCTTCTCCAAGTGAAGTAGCAATATTAAGCCCCAAGTGTAGTGCCAAGCCTGTTTCCTGTGCCTCGACCAGGCCTTCAGCTCCCACCGCAACTCTTGAATTGATGCAACCAGGGGGGTATGGGGACGGTGCCGAAAAGAAAACCCAAGAGGTTGATGATGCACCAGCAGCAATTCAACAGGTTTTAGTCCAACATATGGCGGCTTCTTTGACTCGAAACCCAAATTTTACAGCAGCCCTGGCTGCAGCCATTTCAGGGAGAGTTATATAG
- the LOC107953740 gene encoding WRKY transcription factor 18-like (The RefSeq protein has 3 substitutions compared to this genomic sequence) yields MGSSAWVDTTLDLNINPFHHRNKALRTESEGEMADSDVKLPFKQENAVLVEELNRIKAENKKLTEMLTVLGHCYNDLQNKFMELVTINSENEVSTSKKRKAECEDYSPNMIGFSNGNTETSCSDEDSCKMPWECIKTTISRTYVRTNPSDNSLIVRDGYQWRKYGQKVTKDNPSPRAYFKCSFAPSCPVKKKVQRSAEDTSFLVATYEGEHNHAHPSPSEVAILSPKCSAKPVSCASTRPSAPTATLELMQPGGYGDGAEKKTQEVDDAPAAIQQVLVQHMAASLTRNPNFTAALAAAISGRAI; encoded by the exons ATGGGATCATCAGCTTGGGTGGATACTACGCTGGACCTCAACATCAATCCTTTCCATCACCGGAACAAAGCTCTG AGGACCGAATCTGAGGGAGAAATGGCTGACTCTGATGTGAAGCTACCCTTCAAACAAGAG AATGCAGTTTTGGTGGAGGAATTGAATCGGATTAAAGCTGAGAACAAGAAGCTAACTGAGATGTTAACAGTTTTGGGTCACTGCTACAACGATTTGCAGAACAAGTTCATGGAATTAGTGACCATTAACTCTGAAAATGAAGTTTCGACATCGAAAAAGAGAAAAGCCGAGTGTGAAGATTATAGTCCCAACATGATTGGATTCAGTAATGGAAACACAGAGACCAGCTGTAGTGATGAAGATTCATGTAAAATGCCTAGGGAATGCATTAAGACCACCATTTCAAGGACTTATGTTCGCACAAATCCTTCTGATAACAGTCTG ATTGTAAGGGATGGATATCAATGGAGAAAATATGGTCAAAAGGTCACCAAAGACAACCCTTCTCCCAGAGCATACTTCAAATGCTCTTTTGCCCCAAGCTGTCCAGTCAAGAAAAAG GTGCAAAGAAGTGCTGAAGATCCATCATTCTTGGTGGCCACTTACGAAGGAGAGCACAACCATGCACACCCTTCTCCAAGTGAAGTAGCAATATTAAGCCCCAAGTGTAGTGCCAAGCCTGTTTCCTGTGCCTCGACCAGGCCTTCAGCTCCCACCGCAACTCTTGAATTGATGCAACCAGGGGGGTATGGGGACGGTGCCGAAAAGAAAACCCAAGAGGTTGATGATGCACCAGCAGCAATTCAACAGGTTTTAGTCCAACATATGGCGGCTTCTTTGACTCGAAACCCAAATTTTACAGCAGCCCTGGCTGCAGCCATTTCAGGGAGAGTTATATAG